Below is a window of Deinococcus sonorensis KR-87 DNA.
TGTCGTTCGAGGTGCGGCGCGGCGAGATCTTCGGGCTGATCGGGCCGAACGGGGCCGGCAAGACCACCCTGTTCAACCTGATGACCGGCCTGACGCCGCCGTCCTCCGGGCGGCTCAGCTACGCGGGCCAGGACATCACTGGGTTCGCGCCGCACCGGGTGGCGGCCCTGGGCATCGGGCGCACCTTCCAGAACATCCGGCTGTTCCGGATCCTGAGCGCCCTGGAGAACGTCAAGATCGCTCAGCACGCGCGCACCCAGGCCGGCCTGCTGCGCGGGCTGACCGGCCGGGACCGGGCCGAGGAACGCAACGTCGAGGAACGGGCCTGGGCGCTGCTCGACCTGGTCGGCCTCACCGATCGCGCCGGGGAAGAGGCGGGCAACTTCAGCTACGGCGATCAGCGGCGGCTGGAAATCGCCCGCGCCCTGGCCCTGCAACCCCGGGTGCTGCTGCTCGACGAGCCCGCCGCCGGCATGAACACCAGCGAGAAGGGTGAGCTGACCGGCTTTATCCGGCGGGTGCGCGACGAATTTGACCTGACGGTGATGGTGATCGAGCATCACGTGCCGCTGGTGATGAACCTCTGCGACCGGGTGGCCGTGCTGAACTTCGGTGAGCTGATCGCGGTGGGCGACCCGGCCAGCGTGCAGAA
It encodes the following:
- a CDS encoding ABC transporter ATP-binding protein; this translates as MTAVEQEAVLSASGLTRRFGGLVAVNNVSFEVRRGEIFGLIGPNGAGKTTLFNLMTGLTPPSSGRLSYAGQDITGFAPHRVAALGIGRTFQNIRLFRILSALENVKIAQHARTQAGLLRGLTGRDRAEERNVEERAWALLDLVGLTDRAGEEAGNFSYGDQRRLEIARALALQPRVLLLDEPAAGMNTSEKGELTGFIRRVRDEFDLTVMVIEHHVPLVMNLCDRVAVLNFGELIAVGDPASVQKDPKVIEAYLGG